The genomic window ctctataccaccagcacagagcctgacctggggcttgaacctatgaaccctgagctcatgacccaaggtaaaaccaggagttggacacccaactgacagagccaccaaggagcccctccattaaatatgttttgaatgtgtggtaaaatatacataacaaaatgtACCACTGTAACCATTCTTAAGCGTATAACTTAGTGAGGTTAGGTATaatcacaatgttgtgcaaccattatcatcacccatctccagaactctttcatcttttaaaactgaaattctataccCACTAAACAATAACGCCCCATTCCTTCTCTCTGCAGCACCTAGCACTCACAATCCTATTTTCGGTCTCAATGGATTTACCaattctaggtacctcatataaaagaattaaacaatagttgtctttctgtgcctggcttgtctcacttagcatgttttcaaggctcatccatgttgtagcatgtataagaactttattcctttttgaaactatacccccttttattttttaactttttttaatactgaaaaaatttttaatttttttaatgttttatttatttttgagagacagagagagacagtgtgaggagagagggtcagagagagagggagatacagaatccaaagacaggctccaggctctgacctagctgactgcacagagcccaaacgaggctcaaacccatgaaccgtgagatcatgacctgagccaaagtcagacacttgactgactgagccatccagtcaccccatGTTGAAAAagtgtaatgtttatttagttttaagtgacagagagagagagagacagaacccaagtaggggaaaggcagagagaggaagatacagaatacaaagcaggctccaggctctgagctgtcccacAGAACCTGgaatggagctcgaactcatggaccgtgagatcatggcctgagttgaagttggacacttaaccgactgagccacccaagcaccccaccctcattatatctttattttttatgttatttatttttattatttatttttataattaaaaaaattttaatgtttatttatttttgagagagacagatacagagtgtaagtgggggagacacagaatcagaagcaggccccaggctctgagctgtcagcacagagcctgatgcagggcttgaacccacaaaccatgagatcatggcccaagctgaagttggctgcttaactgactgagccacccaggcgcccctatttatttatttttaaagtaggctttaagcccagcacagagctcaacacaaggCTTGGACTCATGatcatcctgagatcaagacctgagctgagatccaaggtctgacacttaactgactgagccacccaggtgcccctgtacccctcattttaaagagaaatccaAGCcttagagaaatagagaaattttcccaagatcacaaagaTCTTGGAGGTGCTGGGATGATAACTCAGGCCTGTTTGATTCAGAgctggcactttttttttttaagtttatttatttattttgagagggagaccgAGACAATCCCAAGTGGGGTCCATGCTGcaagcacagagcgtgatgcagggctcgatctcacaacctgtgagactgagacctgagctgagatccagcattggggcgcctggtggctcagtcagttaagcatccggcttcggctcaggtcttgatctcacagttcctgggttcgagccccacctcaggctctgtgctgacagctagctcagagcctggagcttgcttcggatgctgtgtctccctctctctctctgaccctcccgtgctcacactgtgtctgtgtctcaaaaataaataaaaacattaaaaaagagagagagagagatccagcaTTGAACGCTTTATctcctgagccccccaggcgccccaaagctggCACTCTCAATCACTTTGCTCAGAGGGGGTCAGATCTTTGAAGTCCTTACCAGCAGCAAGAGTATGAATTCCTTGCTAAATACTGAGTCCTTTGATGTCGGAAAAATGTCTCTTAGAAAACCTTTTTTGGTATTTGATCCAAGATATTCCTGTTCTGGAAATATCCCACGTACAAATCATCATGCCTATTTGCCTATGATACTGCACAGGCCATGGATGCGTTACCAGGTTTGGGTGGCCTGGCAGAGGAGTACATGTCTGGATTTAGGAGAGAGAAGTGACCAAGAGATGATGGGACATTCTCCCTTAGAAGTAGTCTATGGCAACAGTAGCAGTTGACTGGACAATGCTTGAACTGTGCGTAAAACAAagcttttatcttaaaattcaaaatatagctCAAGATGCACATACCCTGGGAAAGGCAATGCAGTCCCTTAAATTCACAGTCAGGTGTAAATCCTATCAAAATCTGTTTGTGGGAGCTGGATGGGAGAGAGTTGACCTGGGGCTGTGGGCAGAGTACAAAGGAAGCCTGACAGGAAGATGTGGCCTTGAGCAGCTGGTTTTGGCTCTGTCCTCATTTTGGCCAGGTAGGATTTGTGAGAAGCAGGGTAGAAGCTTTGCTGGGAAGAGCAGTCCTCTGAAAGGCACTGTGGCTCTTATCCTTGCCGGCACATTGGAATGGCCTGAGGAATTTTATAAACATACTGATACCTGGATGCCACCCTCAGGGATTCTGAATTGATTGATCTGGGGCGTGGCCTGGATATTGGATTTTTCAAAGCTCGTCCAGTATTTTTAATGGGcagcaaagtttgagaaccacttgtTCAACTCTACCATCCTGCTGTGTACGCCTCACCAATATTCCTCTTGGTTCTCCCTGCCATTCTCTCCCAAGCCTAGAGCAGCGGTTTAGAGAGCTACCTGGTTTCCCTTTTCATTGTTATTCCAGctctttataaatttaaacaagCATGTCCAGGTCTTAGTCTCCACATCCATCCCAGACTTTGTGTGTGACCCAGGATAGCTTACCTAACCTTATCTGCTATCTAGGGACACCATTACCAGCttagtttatttctgtgtttattaCTTTCGTGTCTGCCTAAGACTCCTGCCCCCCTTTTCAGGATCGGCAGTGAGTGCAAAGTGCTGAGAAATAGAGGGTTCCTCTTACAGGTGGCTGTTGATCCGTCACCTTTCAGCAGGGACTAAATTTACCTTAAAGAAGAGTGCAGATCAAATTACCCATCAGAAAGCAAGTTTCATTAAAGAGCAAGAAAGGGGACAGTGTTTCCcaggagaagatgaaaagaaaaggatttcttttcttgtcGGAAGACTTGACAAAACAGCAACTTGATATCAAATGTTCAATGCTAATTAACAAATGCTCGGTAGAAAGCTTCCATCTGATTCCCTCTCCCTTACTGAGGCCAGAGAGCAAATGGCAGGTAGGAACTACACAGGGCCTTTTCTCTAGCATTAGGGAAGCTACACAATGTTGGTGTGCTTGAGAAAGCACCGGACAGGAGTCAAAATTCTGAATACTTGCCTCACTGAATTACTGTGTTatcttgggaaagtcacttaacctctccaagCTTCAATTTCCTGATGTGTAGAAATAACACCCCAGGAACCTGTGACTTTCCATAACTGAGATAGATCCTCCTCCCTCTCACTGTACGTTTGAGTCAGTCCTGAAAGCACAGAGCGTATCTGTTTCAGAGCTGACATTTGTAATGTTTAGATTCTCATGATTATGTAAAGTTTCAGAACATAGTTCAgtgaaatgttttcagtttaaaaagaCAGCAACATTCGTGTTGAAGAGTGAAATGGATGGTGCCAATATTAGGTCCAAAAAAAGTCTCCACCCAAAACACTCCTTACTGTTGGTGTATGCCAATGATATTAGACAAGGTCTTACCTCAGAAATTACTAAGATGAATTAGTAACATGGAAAACTGATCTAATTTTAGCAAATGTGCATTTTAGGTTATTTTGATTGTTCTGCCACTGACAACGTAAATTCTCTAATCCATAATATTTaggactccccctccccccatatttAACATTCCATATGTTCATATTAACATGATTTGTCAAGAGTTTTGCAAGTTTTTGCCCCCACAATATTTCTCTGAGAAAGATACACTACAATCTTATCACTTtaccaaaaatgaaaatggtGGCATGATTAACCACTGTGCCTCAATTTACCAGCCAGGCAAGGATAGAGCTGGGATTAGAACGTCGTGGGCTTACTGATGTCCAGGCAAACCACAAAACTAAGGACTTTGGGGGTCACTTCCTGCAAGTAGGATTAAACTCCTTCTGGAAGTGTAAAACCTATTAAGATATTTCAAGGTAGAAAGAGAATGCAGAGTATTGGGTCTAAGAGACACCCTACCCCTACTTATCCTGTCAGACTAGGAGGTGGCCTCTGTGGAGGTGAGCTAGTGTTAAGTCATTTCTAGGCATTCAAACCAGATTGGGGCTGAAAGGGCTTTGCTTAGTAGCTCCCACTGCATTTTCTCCATTGTTTCAGaaattcccctccccccaggttaGAGCTAGGTGGGTCTCTGTAGGCCCCTGCAGGCCAGCGTCTCCGAAAACGTAGCTGTCCTTACAGTAGCTGTCCTTAACTGTGGCAGCGTGCAGAGTGTTGCACGAGAAGGGCAATGGAGGAAGAAGACGGGCAGGGAAGAGAGTACTAAGGAGATGGCTCTGGGAATAAGCACGAACTCTGTAACTCAGGTGTGACCCGGGTGATCTGTGGAGTAACTTGCATTGGgctcttctgggggaggggggcagagagtgaaggagctCAGTCTTCCGCAGAAAGGGGTTCTGAAATGACTTTCTTGGAAATTATCCCTTGCAACCTCCCACCCTGAGAAACTTCTTTTGTGGAGGGGGATGGGGGTAGGGTGGGAATAAAGATGAGGAAGACTGGACAAAACTTAGGGTATTTGGGGCTGCGTGTTTTGATGAGGGACGGATGTTCTGGGCTTCCCCCGCCTCCCACTCTGGCCCTCAGAACCTCTGGGATCAGACCACCCTCTCTGGAGTCCACGTTTTCCAGGCTCAGCGGATCctttatccaaagaaaaataagagaagccTATCGCTTTGCTCTATTGAGCAGGGCTGTGTTTCCCACTGTGCCCCCTTGAGCCCgagggggagtgggggtgggagcaggtCTAGGCAAAGACATCTGGAGAAGAGGGGAGCTGGCAGAGGGCAAGGGAAGGTAGACGCCACCACGCCCCACAAGCACCTGTCACGGAGCCTCCGGAAACCTGCTAGGCTCCGGGCCCCCGCCCCACACATCCGCCTCCCACTCCCCGCACCCGCCTGGCTCCCCAGCagctcctcccccatctcccctctcctAGCTTTCTCGCTccagctcctcccctcctctgcgcctcctcgctcccctccccctcctccgcggctccctgcccccgccgccgccgccaccgccgatCACCATCTCTGCAGTCTGGGCCGCTGGGTGCAGAGGCTGCCGCAGCCCCCGCGGCCACCGCCGCCTCCCCCAATCCCGATACCCATTGTCTCCCCCTCTaccctgccctccacctcccctaCCACCATGGCGCACGAAACCGGGAGGAGCTCTCGTCTCGGGGGGCCCTGCGGGGAGCCAGCGGAGCTTGGAGGTGCGGTAGGGCCctgcctgggcaggggtgggggcggagggcaTGCGCGCGCGGGGTGAGGGACTTTTTGGCGGACCGAGTAAAATGCACGATTCTCTGCGTAGGGCCTCCTGCTCACACCCATTCCTTGCGCCCGCGGGTGGCCCggggttgggaggtggggggggactGGCAGGCGGAGGCGGGAGCTTGAGCGTGcctgctcccccgcccccatgctgGGGTGTTTCTTGTCCGGGCGGGTCACGGCTGAGCTGTAGCCCTTTGCTTGCCTGATGGTGAgctcatctccccaccccccaccaagcgGTTACTGGGCTCGTTGTTAATTAGAGCCTTCGCCTGCCCATCCCAACCACACCACCCACGCTCTCTCCTTGTCTTCTCCCTAGGTGATGCTAGCGAGGAGGACCACCCCCAAGTCTGTGCCAAGTGCTGCGCACAATTCACTGACCCAGCTGAATTCCTCGCCCACCAGAATGCATGTTCTACTGACCCCCCTGTAATGGTGATAATTGGGGGCCAGGAGAACCCCACCAACTCTTCGACCTCTTCTGAACCCCGGGCTGAGGGCCAAAATAGCCCCCAGGTCATGGAGGCAGAGCACAACAACCCTCCGGAGTCTGGGTCCTCTGTGCCCACAGATCCCACCTGGGGCCCCGAGCGAAGAGTAGAGGAGTCTGCGGGGCACTTCCTGGTCGCTGCCACAGGTACTGcagctgggggaggtgggggcctgATCTTGGCTAGTCCCAAGCTGGGAGCAACCCCATTACCTCCAGAATCCACCCCtgcaccaccccctcctcccccgcctcctCCGCCCCCAGGTGCAGGCAGCGGCCACTTGAACATCCCTCTGATCTTGGAAGAGCTCCGGGTGCTGCAGCAGCGGCAAATCCATCAGATGCAGATGACTGAGCAAATCTGCCGCCAGGTGCTGCTGCTCGGCTCCTTAGGCCAGACAGTGGGCACTCCTGCCAGTCCTTCGGAGTTACCTGGGGCAGGGACTGCCTCCTCCACCAAGCCCCTGCTTCCCCTCTTCAGCCCCATCAAGCCCGTCCAGACCGGCAAGACACCGGCACcatcctcctccacttcctcctcctcctccgggcCAGAAACGCCCAAGCAGGCTTTCTTCCACCTTTACCATCCACTGGGGTCACAGCACCCTTTTTCTGCTGGAGGGGTTGGGCGCAGCCACAAACCCACCCCTgcgccctccccagccctgcctggcagcACAGATCAGCTGATCGCCTCGCCCCATCTGGCATTCCCGGGCACCACAGGACTTTTGGCAGCACAGTGTCTTGGGGCAGCTCGAGGCCTTGAGGCTGCTGCCTCCCCAGGGCTCCTAAAGCCAAAGAATGGAAGTGGTGAGCTGGGCTACGGGGAAGTGATGGGTCCCTTGGAGAAACCTGGCGGACGGCACAAATGCCGCTTCTGTGCCAAAGTATTTGGCAGTGACAGTGCCCTGCAGATCCATCTGCGCTCCCACACAGGTGAGAGGCCCTACAAGTGTAATGTGTGTGGCAACCGCTTTACCACCCGTGGCAACCTCAAAGTGCATTTTCACCGGCACCGTGAGAAGTACCCGCATGTGCAGATGAACCCTCACCCGGTGCCAGAGCACCTAGACTATGTCATCACCAGCAGCGGCCTGCCCTACGGTATGTCCGTGCCACCTGAGAAGGCTGAGGAGGAGGTGGCCATGCCAGGTGGGGGTGTGGAACGCAAGCCTCTGGTGGCCTCCACTACAGCACTTAGTGccacagagagcctgacactGCTCTCCACCGGTGCGGGCACGGCCACGGCTCCCGTGCTCCCTGCTTTCAATAAGTTTGTGCTCATGAAGGCAGTAGAGCCAAAGAGTAAAGCCGATGAAAACACCCCTCCAGGGAGTGAGGGCTCAGCCATCGCCGGGGTGGCAGAAAGTGGCACAGCAACCCGAATGCAGCTAAGTAAGCTGGTGACTTCACTACCCAGCTGGGCACTGCTCACCAACCACTTCAAGTCCACAGGTagcttccccttcccctatgtgcTGGAGCCCTTGGGGGCCTCACCCTCTGAGACCTCAAAGCTGCAGCAACTGGTAGAAAAGATTGACCGGCAGGGAGCCGTGGCCGTGGCGTCTACTGCCTCAGGAGCCCCTACCACCTCTGCACCTGCGACTTCGTCAGCAGCCTCCTCTGGGCCTAACCAGTGTGTCATCTGCCTCCGGGTGCTGAGCTGTCCTCGAGCACTGCGCCTGCACTATGGCCAGCATGGAGGTGAGCGGCCCTTCAAATGCAAAGTGTGTGGCAGGGCTTTCTCCACCCGGGGCAACCTGCGTGCACATTTTGTGGGCCACAAGGCCAGTCCGGCTGCCCGGGCCCAGAACTCATGTCCCATCTGCCAGAAGAAGTTCACTAATGCTGTTACTCTGCAGCAGCATGTTCGGATGCACCTGGGGGGCCAGATCCCCAATGGTGGCACCATGCTCTCTGAAGGCGGGGGAGCTGCCCAGGAGAATGGCTCCGAACAATCTACGGTCTCCTCGGTGGGGACCTTCCCCCAGCagccctcccagcagccctcccCAGAAGAGGAGTTGtcggaagaggaggaagaggacgaggaagaagaagaagacgtgACTGATGAAGATTCCCTGGCAgggagaggctcagagagtggCGGTGAGAAGGCAATATCAGTGCGAGGTGATTCGGAAGAGGCAtcgggggcagaggaagaagtggGGACAGTGGCGGCGGTGGCCACATCTGCGAAGGAGATGGAGAACAGTGAGAAAGTGATTCAGCAGCCTTCCCTGCCGCTGCCGCCACCACCGCCACCTGACAGCCTGGATCAAACACAGCCCATGGAGCAGGGAGGCAGCGATGCTGCAGGAGGCATACAAGAGGGGGGCAAACCAGAGAGGAGCTCGAGCCCAGCATCTGCACACACCCGGGAAGGGGAAGTCGGTGGCAGTACCTCGGTGGAGGAGCTGAGCATGCAGGAAGCAATGAGAAAGGAGCCCGGAGAGAGCAGTAGCAGAAAGGCCTGTGAGGTGTGTGGGCAGACCTTTCCCGGCCAGGCAGCCTTGGAGGAGCATCAGAAGACCCACCCCAAGGAGGGGCCGCTCTTCACTTGTGTGTTCTGCAGGCAGAGCTTTCTCGAGCGGGCTGTCCTCAAGAAGCATATGCTGCTGGCTCACCACCAGGTACAACCCTTTGCTCCCCACGGCCCTCAGAATATTGCTGCTCTGCCCTTGGTCCCAAGCTGTTCCCCTTCCATCACTTCCCCAGGGCTCTCCCCCTTTCCGCGAAAAGATGACCCCACTCTCCCATGAGCCTGTTTTTCTGTACCTGCTGCCCCTTGACCCAGGGAGCAGAAACCCAGAGCTCTGTAGAAGGACCTCCGGGATTTATGAGCCCttattgtctttttctctgagtcCTTCTGTGATACATCCCCAGTGGCTTCTGTCTAGTCCCTGAGCTTGGAAATGGCTGTGCTTGCAGGGGGATGGCCCCCTGATgaattttttcttccctccttactCGCTGTACCAGAGGAAACTAGATTCTCTACAGTTCTCACATTCCCAAGGGGATCCCTCCCCAGCTTCCCCAGGGTgacccttctccccctctcctttcttcctctccctttccctttggcAGGTGCACCTGAGCACCCACATTTGGAATTACAGCCCAGCCCGAAGGGGCCGGCAGCTGTCTCTGGAGGGCCCAGTGCCACTCCTCTCTGGTGACCAGGTCAACCTGCAGGACTTCCTGTCCCAGGACATTCCTGCCCAACTGGTGAGGGTAGGTCCCCTGTCTTTCTGGAACCAGTACACAGCTTTCATGTCAAGTGACCTGCCCACCAAGCCCCGGAGTTCCagctccacctccaccaccagtTTAGGCCTGGCACCACCAGTGCTGTTTGGCCCAGGAACTGTGGCTGGGAACATACCTCCAGCAGTGGGATCCAGAGAGGCCAAGGAGAAGAGAGCCCCCCTCTTCCTATGTCGGTCTCCTGCATCCAAGGCGGTGCCTGAGAAGCCCATCATAGAAGAAAAGTAGCAAACTGTACATTTCTTCTTTGCTCTGGAAGGTGCCAGCAATGAAGCTACAAGATACAACAATATCTGTATCTGGTGGTTCAGCCCTAAGGGTTAGGGAGAAATGAAGAGCATATAGGACATTCTTCCCAGTAAACTCCCATTCAGGCAAAGGTCTTGGCTGGTCAGTATGCCAAGACACCTCTAGCTTCTCCTGTTCCTTCATCATGGCCTGTCAAAGTTAGGAAACAAGCAGATGTCTTACCAGCAGGTCTGCCGTGGAATCTTTTGGGAAAAGGGAACTGTTCATATCTTTAACAAGCATTATTATTGGTGAGGGTCATTGAAGGAGTAATGATGGAGAGTTGAAGAGCATTGGTAACTCATAGGGCTTGCTGGAAACATATGAGATTAAGAAAGGGGCATGATGTGAGGGAGGGGACCTCAAATTCTTGATTGGATGGGTCTCACAAATGTTCTTTTGGACTATTAGTGACTTAGTGTGCAGCAATGCACCCCAGGTCCCTGGGGATTTCCTAGCACTAGTGTGCTTCTAGTTTTAGACAATTCCCTACTTTGTTCCCTGGCCCTTTGtattttccttgtcttcctttctcaAGGCCTATTTCCTCCCCATTTTGCCTGTCTATGGACCAGGGCTTAAGTCTTTGCCACTGTCTGGTTCTTAAGAGTCCCAGACCTTGGGAGATGAGCTCTAGGTAGtattctccctgcctctctgtcttgTAATGAGATGTAGTATTTACTCTTAACATAGGGTCATTTGGAACAGGAGTTCtgaggggggagagagtgagggttCTGCTATTGGTTGACTTGAATGATGGTTTCTCCTCCAGAGGTACCAGCTCCAGAGTTCCTAACATAGTACAATGTGAAGAGCAGACAAGGGAGATATTAGTGTCTTTCCCTTTTCATTAAAAGTGTTTTAACcaaatatttgtgtgtttttccttatttcatgACTAAATAGCCAGCTGGGGTGTGATATGGGCATTCCCTAACATTGAGATTCCCTTCCCACTTACATCTCCTGCCAAAGTTGAACATATGgtgttgaaatatttaatttattcagcCTTGTCCTAAAACAACCTCCAGTGAATGTAATTTCCCTGTGGAAATGGAGTTTATGTTCTCAGAAAGTAAAGGATTTGTCCATTGTGTGCAGTCATTGTCTAGATTCTTTTCTTTGCCTAGAAGTTTCCACCACCAGgcttttgtggggggtttttgtttttgtttttgttttctgttttttggtttggtttggtttggtttggagGTTGGAAACTGTTTCTTTATGGGTCCTTCCTGAACCCCAGGGTAGCCTCGCTGGTATCAGTTAATCTGCAGAACCAAGATGAATTAATCTTTATGATCCTTGAGATCTGGGGTTATacagaggaataaaaaataattcaacactAATAATTTCTATTGATGGGATAATTTAAAGGAAGATTCTGAGGAAAGGAAGTACATGGGGGGTGGGAGTGTGAAGTGaaacatatatactttttttgcCTTATCTCTCCACAACATGGTAGGGTTTAGACCTTggttttttaaagagaatgtccccagactttttttttaacattcctaAGATTATAATATCACTGAATCGTAGTGCTAAAGGGACGGGGGTGGTAAAatgatttgtccaaagtcactcaGCCAATTAATGGCAGAGTTACTACTACCACCAGTGATCAGGGATGGTGCTTGTTTCTTGCTACATCATTTAAGACTCCCGACGTGAGGCTGGTTGGAAGACAGAAAGGAGGAGGTGAGTGAACCTATCCTTGGCTCGATTCAAGGTAAAGAACCAACATTTGATTCTAGTTGCCCCCTGCCAGAGCAGTAACAGTCCCCTTTAAAAGGTCCTGGTGAACAGGAGTATATGGAATCTTGTGAAGTCAACTGGAGAAGAAACAGCTTCTGCCTCTTTAATTCCTAGCAAAGCTTTGTTaagtctttttctcctttcagcgTATGGAAGGAGGTAGGTCACCAATTGTATTCCATTTACCTCCCCTACCCCCATTGGACATAGATAATGCCATTTAACTAATTAAACTAGACTTGCCCTCTCTTTACATGCCAGTTCCCATTATGGTAACAACTGTCAGTA from Suricata suricatta isolate VVHF042 chromosome 9, meerkat_22Aug2017_6uvM2_HiC, whole genome shotgun sequence includes these protein-coding regions:
- the SALL2 gene encoding sal-like protein 2 isoform X2 produces the protein MAHETGRSSRLGGPCGEPAELGGDASEEDHPQVCAKCCAQFTDPAEFLAHQNACSTDPPVMVIIGGQENPTNSSTSSEPRAEGQNSPQVMEAEHNNPPESGSSVPTDPTWGPERRVEESAGHFLVAATGTAAGGGGGLILASPKLGATPLPPESTPAPPPPPPPPPPPGAGSGHLNIPLILEELRVLQQRQIHQMQMTEQICRQVLLLGSLGQTVGTPASPSELPGAGTASSTKPLLPLFSPIKPVQTGKTPAPSSSTSSSSSGPETPKQAFFHLYHPLGSQHPFSAGGVGRSHKPTPAPSPALPGSTDQLIASPHLAFPGTTGLLAAQCLGAARGLEAAASPGLLKPKNGSGELGYGEVMGPLEKPGGRHKCRFCAKVFGSDSALQIHLRSHTGERPYKCNVCGNRFTTRGNLKVHFHRHREKYPHVQMNPHPVPEHLDYVITSSGLPYGMSVPPEKAEEEVAMPGGGVERKPLVASTTALSATESLTLLSTGAGTATAPVLPAFNKFVLMKAVEPKSKADENTPPGSEGSAIAGVAESGTATRMQLSKLVTSLPSWALLTNHFKSTGSFPFPYVLEPLGASPSETSKLQQLVEKIDRQGAVAVASTASGAPTTSAPATSSAASSGPNQCVICLRVLSCPRALRLHYGQHGGERPFKCKVCGRAFSTRGNLRAHFVGHKASPAARAQNSCPICQKKFTNAVTLQQHVRMHLGGQIPNGGTMLSEGGGAAQENGSEQSTVSSVGTFPQQPSQQPSPEEELSEEEEEDEEEEEDVTDEDSLAGRGSESGGEKAISVRGDSEEASGAEEEVGTVAAVATSAKEMENSEKVIQQPSLPLPPPPPPDSLDQTQPMEQGGSDAAGGIQEGGKPERSSSPASAHTREGEVGGSTSVEELSMQEAMRKEPGESSSRKACEVCGQTFPGQAALEEHQKTHPKEGPLFTCVFCRQSFLERAVLKKHMLLAHHQVHLSTHIWNYSPARRGRQLSLEGPVPLLSGDQVNLQDFLSQDIPAQLVRVGPLSFWNQYTAFMSSDLPTKPRSSSSTSTTSLGLAPPVLFGPGTVAGNIPPAVGSREAKEKRAPLFLCRSPASKAVPEKPIIEEK
- the SALL2 gene encoding sal-like protein 2 isoform X3, which translates into the protein MSRRKQRKPQQLISDCEGPSASENGDASEEDHPQVCAKCCAQFTDPAEFLAHQNACSTDPPVMVIIGGQENPTNSSTSSEPRAEGQNSPQVMEAEHNNPPESGSSVPTDPTWGPERRVEESAGHFLVAATGAGSGHLNIPLILEELRVLQQRQIHQMQMTEQICRQVLLLGSLGQTVGTPASPSELPGAGTASSTKPLLPLFSPIKPVQTGKTPAPSSSTSSSSSGPETPKQAFFHLYHPLGSQHPFSAGGVGRSHKPTPAPSPALPGSTDQLIASPHLAFPGTTGLLAAQCLGAARGLEAAASPGLLKPKNGSGELGYGEVMGPLEKPGGRHKCRFCAKVFGSDSALQIHLRSHTGERPYKCNVCGNRFTTRGNLKVHFHRHREKYPHVQMNPHPVPEHLDYVITSSGLPYGMSVPPEKAEEEVAMPGGGVERKPLVASTTALSATESLTLLSTGAGTATAPVLPAFNKFVLMKAVEPKSKADENTPPGSEGSAIAGVAESGTATRMQLSKLVTSLPSWALLTNHFKSTGSFPFPYVLEPLGASPSETSKLQQLVEKIDRQGAVAVASTASGAPTTSAPATSSAASSGPNQCVICLRVLSCPRALRLHYGQHGGERPFKCKVCGRAFSTRGNLRAHFVGHKASPAARAQNSCPICQKKFTNAVTLQQHVRMHLGGQIPNGGTMLSEGGGAAQENGSEQSTVSSVGTFPQQPSQQPSPEEELSEEEEEDEEEEEDVTDEDSLAGRGSESGGEKAISVRGDSEEASGAEEEVGTVAAVATSAKEMENSEKVIQQPSLPLPPPPPPDSLDQTQPMEQGGSDAAGGIQEGGKPERSSSPASAHTREGEVGGSTSVEELSMQEAMRKEPGESSSRKACEVCGQTFPGQAALEEHQKTHPKEGPLFTCVFCRQSFLERAVLKKHMLLAHHQVHLSTHIWNYSPARRGRQLSLEGPVPLLSGDQVNLQDFLSQDIPAQLVRVGPLSFWNQYTAFMSSDLPTKPRSSSSTSTTSLGLAPPVLFGPGTVAGNIPPAVGSREAKEKRAPLFLCRSPASKAVPEKPIIEEK
- the SALL2 gene encoding sal-like protein 2 isoform X1, coding for MSRRKQRKPQQLISDCEGPSASENGDASEEDHPQVCAKCCAQFTDPAEFLAHQNACSTDPPVMVIIGGQENPTNSSTSSEPRAEGQNSPQVMEAEHNNPPESGSSVPTDPTWGPERRVEESAGHFLVAATGTAAGGGGGLILASPKLGATPLPPESTPAPPPPPPPPPPPGAGSGHLNIPLILEELRVLQQRQIHQMQMTEQICRQVLLLGSLGQTVGTPASPSELPGAGTASSTKPLLPLFSPIKPVQTGKTPAPSSSTSSSSSGPETPKQAFFHLYHPLGSQHPFSAGGVGRSHKPTPAPSPALPGSTDQLIASPHLAFPGTTGLLAAQCLGAARGLEAAASPGLLKPKNGSGELGYGEVMGPLEKPGGRHKCRFCAKVFGSDSALQIHLRSHTGERPYKCNVCGNRFTTRGNLKVHFHRHREKYPHVQMNPHPVPEHLDYVITSSGLPYGMSVPPEKAEEEVAMPGGGVERKPLVASTTALSATESLTLLSTGAGTATAPVLPAFNKFVLMKAVEPKSKADENTPPGSEGSAIAGVAESGTATRMQLSKLVTSLPSWALLTNHFKSTGSFPFPYVLEPLGASPSETSKLQQLVEKIDRQGAVAVASTASGAPTTSAPATSSAASSGPNQCVICLRVLSCPRALRLHYGQHGGERPFKCKVCGRAFSTRGNLRAHFVGHKASPAARAQNSCPICQKKFTNAVTLQQHVRMHLGGQIPNGGTMLSEGGGAAQENGSEQSTVSSVGTFPQQPSQQPSPEEELSEEEEEDEEEEEDVTDEDSLAGRGSESGGEKAISVRGDSEEASGAEEEVGTVAAVATSAKEMENSEKVIQQPSLPLPPPPPPDSLDQTQPMEQGGSDAAGGIQEGGKPERSSSPASAHTREGEVGGSTSVEELSMQEAMRKEPGESSSRKACEVCGQTFPGQAALEEHQKTHPKEGPLFTCVFCRQSFLERAVLKKHMLLAHHQVHLSTHIWNYSPARRGRQLSLEGPVPLLSGDQVNLQDFLSQDIPAQLVRVGPLSFWNQYTAFMSSDLPTKPRSSSSTSTTSLGLAPPVLFGPGTVAGNIPPAVGSREAKEKRAPLFLCRSPASKAVPEKPIIEEK